A region from the Thermococcus sp. Bubb.Bath genome encodes:
- a CDS encoding ATP-binding protein: MLFSRVKKSRDEMFDREYEFNKIISAITDGVPLIVVTGIRRVGKTTLVKVLLNEIDTPGIYIDARKLWSIHANISPKVIKKEIVKSLDARKSYAPVMRLLRSLKSVAIAGSGVEFKDEKTDLIDVLDDIENNGERTVIVFDEAQYLRYSNYDYTALFASLNDNYENITLILTGSEIQILEEFLGFNDKHSPLYKREHEIVHLDRFSRDESAMYLKEGFKEVDLSVGDREIENAVEVLDGIVGWLREYGWLRYRGRTHSEAIDEVFQKAKSDIIDELSGYSPRYLTIMMAISEGYHSWSAIKAYVERSEGKRIDKKTLYTAIRNLIRYGYIEKRDDGHYIIDPVIERALRHTR, encoded by the coding sequence ATGCTGTTCAGCAGGGTGAAGAAGTCAAGGGATGAAATGTTCGACCGTGAGTATGAGTTTAACAAAATTATCTCAGCCATAACCGATGGAGTGCCGCTAATAGTGGTTACAGGCATCCGCCGTGTGGGCAAAACGACTCTCGTAAAAGTTCTACTCAATGAAATAGACACGCCTGGTATTTACATAGACGCAAGAAAGCTCTGGAGCATCCATGCAAACATTTCGCCAAAGGTCATAAAGAAGGAGATAGTAAAATCCCTCGATGCAAGGAAAAGCTATGCGCCTGTCATGAGACTTCTGCGGTCGTTGAAGAGCGTGGCGATTGCAGGATCAGGCGTGGAATTCAAAGATGAAAAAACTGACCTCATAGATGTCCTCGACGACATTGAAAACAACGGGGAGAGGACAGTTATAGTCTTCGATGAAGCCCAATACCTCCGCTACTCAAACTATGATTACACCGCTCTATTTGCCTCTTTGAATGACAATTACGAGAACATTACTCTGATTCTCACCGGGTCGGAAATACAGATTCTTGAGGAATTTCTCGGCTTTAACGACAAGCACTCTCCTTTATACAAGAGGGAGCACGAAATAGTGCACCTGGATCGCTTCAGCAGAGATGAGAGTGCAATGTATCTAAAAGAAGGTTTTAAAGAAGTTGACTTGAGCGTGGGGGATAGAGAAATAGAGAATGCCGTTGAAGTGCTCGATGGCATCGTCGGTTGGCTCAGGGAGTACGGGTGGCTACGTTACCGTGGTAGAACGCACAGTGAGGCTATTGATGAAGTGTTCCAGAAAGCGAAGAGCGATATAATAGACGAGCTATCAGGCTATTCACCAAGGTACCTCACCATAATGATGGCGATCTCTGAAGGTTATCATTCATGGTCCGCAATAAAAGCATACGTTGAGAGGTCTGAAGGAAAAAGAATAGACAAGAAAACTTTGTACACTGCCATTCGGAACCTCATCAGGTATGGCTACATCGAAAAACGTGATGATGGACACTACATCATTGATCCCGTCATTGAGCGAGCACTGAGGCATACGCGGTGA
- the rfbD gene encoding dTDP-4-dehydrorhamnose reductase, producing MKVAIIGANGQLGTDLVEVFSNDSEFEVVPLTHKDLDVTVPETLEILKRLKPDVIINTAAYVRVDDAEVYPEKAFAVNSIGALNVARVASKIGAVNVYISTDYVFDGEKGEPYNEDDMPNPINVYGTSKYAGEIFTRNYSPKHYIIRVASLYGLAGASGKGGNFIEWIIEKAKRGEQLRIVDDQFMSPTYTKDVAGTLKEFLKLKPEFGIYHMVNEGVCSWYEFAKAVFEILELDVQIKPIKSNELNRLARRPKFSALENKKLKELGLKMPDWMEGLREYLGKLPYYRD from the coding sequence ATGAAGGTTGCAATAATTGGAGCAAACGGTCAGCTCGGGACAGACTTGGTAGAGGTTTTCAGTAATGATTCCGAGTTTGAGGTTGTTCCTCTCACTCACAAAGACCTCGATGTAACCGTTCCAGAGACCCTTGAAATCCTCAAGCGATTGAAGCCAGATGTGATCATCAACACGGCCGCATACGTTAGGGTTGATGACGCCGAAGTGTACCCGGAAAAAGCGTTTGCTGTCAACTCAATAGGGGCGCTGAACGTTGCGAGGGTTGCCTCCAAAATCGGTGCTGTCAACGTTTACATCAGCACTGATTATGTTTTTGACGGAGAAAAAGGAGAACCCTATAATGAGGACGACATGCCCAACCCGATAAACGTCTATGGGACAAGTAAGTACGCCGGCGAGATTTTCACTCGGAACTACTCTCCAAAGCACTACATCATTCGTGTTGCCAGCCTATACGGGCTGGCTGGTGCTAGCGGTAAAGGAGGCAATTTCATTGAGTGGATTATTGAAAAGGCAAAACGTGGGGAGCAGCTTAGAATTGTAGATGACCAGTTCATGAGTCCCACTTATACAAAGGACGTCGCCGGGACTTTGAAGGAGTTTTTAAAGTTGAAACCAGAGTTTGGGATCTATCATATGGTAAATGAAGGCGTTTGTTCATGGTACGAGTTTGCCAAAGCAGTATTTGAAATCCTAGAGTTGGATGTTCAGATAAAACCTATAAAGTCAAATGAGCTAAACAGACTAGCGAGGAGGCCGAAGTTTTCGGCGCTTGAAAACAAAAAGCTGAAAGAGCTCGGTCTCAAGATGCCAGACTGGATGGAAGGACTAAGGGAGTATCTGGGGAAGTTACCATATTATAGAGATTGA
- a CDS encoding type IV toxin-antitoxin system AbiEi family antitoxin domain-containing protein — translation MRIELLSKLARKRVFTIGEAAKITGLDRNTLKVLLSRLEKRGWVERIEKGKYIIIPLGAEKGEYTLHEFIIGSLLVKPSAIAYWSALNYHGFTEQIPSTVFVQTTARKKKQDIRVFGVRYKIVRIKPEKYFGVEKTWIEEFQVPITDREKTVVDCLDKPRYCGGIIEVAKAFMEELNAETLRGYALRMNNSAVIRRLGYLCDYFGVDIDLPKPKPKTRNYVLLDPTMPREGHVDSKWRVIANVELEGLE, via the coding sequence ATGAGAATTGAACTGCTCAGCAAACTCGCAAGAAAGAGGGTCTTCACCATAGGGGAGGCGGCCAAGATAACAGGCCTCGACAGAAACACCCTGAAAGTTCTCCTCAGCAGGCTTGAGAAAAGAGGCTGGGTTGAAAGAATTGAAAAAGGAAAATACATCATCATTCCTCTGGGGGCAGAAAAAGGAGAATACACGCTTCACGAGTTCATAATAGGCTCACTTCTTGTAAAACCCTCAGCCATAGCTTACTGGTCAGCCCTCAACTATCACGGTTTTACCGAGCAGATCCCCAGCACTGTATTTGTCCAGACGACTGCAAGAAAGAAAAAGCAGGATATCAGGGTTTTTGGGGTTAGATATAAAATCGTCAGAATAAAGCCCGAAAAATACTTTGGTGTTGAAAAAACCTGGATTGAGGAGTTTCAAGTTCCCATAACAGACAGGGAGAAGACTGTGGTGGACTGCCTGGACAAGCCGAGATATTGCGGAGGAATAATCGAGGTTGCCAAAGCTTTCATGGAGGAACTCAACGCCGAAACGCTCAGAGGGTATGCATTGAGAATGAACAACTCCGCAGTCATAAGAAGACTCGGCTACCTCTGCGACTATTTTGGAGTAGATATTGACCTACCAAAGCCGAAGCCGAAAACGAGGAATTACGTTCTCCTTGACCCAACGATGCCCAGAGAAGGGCATGTTGACAGTAAATGGAGGGTCATAGCCAACGTTGAACTGGAGGGCTTGGAATGA
- a CDS encoding type II toxin-antitoxin system VapC family toxin: MIVIDSSAFSKFLMKEKGWEKVIPYLEPDLEPYAVDMLLLEAANVIWKYMRKYQLITKEQALGLYDGMVKLVREEVIILEPSEKYLREALEIAMIHDTPIYEGLFLAQAKSLRAELITSDERQGEIARKMGLEAVYID; the protein is encoded by the coding sequence GTGATAGTCATTGACTCTTCGGCCTTCTCAAAGTTTTTAATGAAGGAAAAAGGCTGGGAGAAAGTAATCCCCTACTTAGAGCCAGACTTGGAGCCTTACGCAGTCGACATGCTACTCCTTGAGGCGGCGAACGTGATATGGAAGTATATGAGAAAGTATCAGTTAATAACAAAAGAACAGGCCTTGGGGCTTTACGATGGAATGGTGAAGCTCGTGAGGGAGGAAGTAATAATCCTAGAACCAAGTGAGAAATATTTGAGGGAAGCCTTAGAAATTGCTATGATTCATGACACTCCGATTTACGAGGGCCTGTTCCTAGCGCAGGCTAAGAGTCTGAGGGCCGAATTAATCACGAGCGATGAAAGACAAGGAGAAATAGCGAGAAAAATGGGGCTGGAAGCAGTGTACATAGACTGA
- a CDS encoding glucose-1-phosphate thymidylyltransferase has translation MKALILSGGHGTRLRPLTYSQQKQLIPVANKPVLFYAIEDVIEAGVHEIGIIVGPNADQVKKTVQSREWDANIEFIYQGEPKGLAHAILVARDFLNDEDFVMYLGDNILREGIVEHKKYFEENDFDASILLQEVPNPQQFGVAELSEDGKTIKRLIEKPKVPPSNLALVGIYFFKPIIHEAVRNIKPSWRNELEITDAIQWLIDHGYPVGWTKVTGWWKDTGKPEDILDANRLILDDIETEIRVNTKARIHGRVVIEKGTEIDENTVIKGPVVIGKNCIIRNSYIGPYTSIGDNVVIENTEIEDSIVLEGSEIRNAGRIVESLMGRGVKIINGTSHPLGRKLVIGDNSRLIL, from the coding sequence ATGAAAGCTCTAATTTTATCAGGAGGTCACGGCACCCGGCTAAGACCGCTCACATATTCCCAGCAGAAACAGCTAATTCCAGTGGCAAACAAGCCAGTGTTGTTCTACGCTATTGAAGACGTCATCGAGGCAGGCGTTCACGAAATAGGAATAATAGTCGGCCCCAACGCAGATCAGGTTAAGAAGACGGTCCAGAGCAGGGAATGGGACGCCAACATTGAGTTCATCTACCAGGGCGAACCTAAAGGATTAGCCCACGCTATTCTCGTTGCGAGAGATTTCTTGAATGATGAAGACTTCGTAATGTACCTTGGGGACAACATTCTCCGCGAGGGGATAGTGGAACACAAGAAGTACTTCGAGGAGAACGATTTTGACGCTAGTATACTCCTCCAAGAGGTTCCGAACCCTCAGCAGTTTGGCGTTGCAGAGCTGAGCGAAGATGGCAAGACTATCAAGCGCCTCATTGAAAAGCCCAAAGTTCCGCCGAGCAACCTTGCACTGGTCGGCATATACTTCTTCAAACCTATCATACATGAGGCCGTAAGGAATATAAAGCCGTCCTGGAGGAACGAGCTTGAGATTACGGATGCAATCCAGTGGCTCATCGACCACGGCTACCCAGTGGGCTGGACAAAAGTAACTGGCTGGTGGAAGGATACTGGAAAGCCAGAAGACATTTTAGACGCAAACAGGCTCATTCTTGATGACATAGAGACCGAGATTAGGGTTAACACAAAGGCTAGAATCCACGGGAGGGTTGTAATCGAGAAAGGAACCGAGATAGATGAGAATACCGTTATCAAGGGGCCGGTGGTTATCGGGAAGAACTGCATCATAAGAAACTCCTACATCGGGCCATACACCAGCATCGGCGACAATGTCGTCATTGAGAACACTGAAATCGAGGATTCAATAGTACTTGAGGGCAGTGAGATAAGGAACGCCGGTAGAATAGTGGAGAGCCTGATGGGGCGGGGCGTAAAAATAATCAACGGGACCAGCCATCCACTCGGCAGAAAACTTGTTATTGGTGACAATTCCAGGCTGATACTGTGA
- a CDS encoding helix-turn-helix domain-containing protein, giving the protein MNGLSKIEVRALLKLKEEKTITELANKLGLSIYRTSVLVASLERKGLVKTEKRGKYKIASLSEAKPAELFRKLASRFGHMPLDEILSGRNLALLAVLKHTPLSAHELCIKGNLSRSTLYYAIDKLSDYGLIGKKDGGYFLMERYELLHGFAVEFYELQNSIKAREFSEDSALIWSGVGEFILSMGEYRGKDVGNFHLTGLERFSDFGVDIIGTGRHHYYYSEKAKRLSLEDVIVHALLIDFGPRTILYSIVLLLACKGRINQKKLFRLGRKYDVSVSELLGYLEGKEVKRYPYPPMEEVREIFKMYFGEGKWVR; this is encoded by the coding sequence ATGAATGGCCTGTCAAAAATTGAAGTTAGGGCACTTTTGAAACTCAAAGAGGAGAAAACCATAACTGAGTTAGCTAACAAATTGGGCTTATCCATTTACCGAACCTCTGTTCTCGTTGCATCTCTTGAAAGAAAAGGCCTGGTGAAGACGGAAAAAAGAGGAAAATACAAGATAGCCTCGCTGAGTGAGGCAAAGCCCGCGGAGCTTTTTAGAAAATTGGCCTCCAGGTTTGGCCACATGCCTCTCGATGAGATTCTGAGCGGAAGGAATCTTGCCCTTCTCGCGGTTCTCAAGCACACTCCGTTAAGTGCTCATGAGCTCTGTATAAAGGGCAATCTTTCAAGGAGTACCCTCTATTATGCAATTGATAAGCTTTCGGATTATGGGCTTATCGGGAAAAAAGATGGAGGGTACTTCCTGATGGAGAGATATGAACTGCTCCACGGCTTTGCCGTGGAATTCTACGAGTTACAAAACTCCATCAAAGCGAGAGAGTTCTCTGAGGATTCTGCCCTGATATGGAGTGGAGTTGGGGAATTTATTCTGTCGATGGGGGAGTACAGGGGAAAAGATGTTGGAAACTTCCACCTAACCGGGCTTGAACGGTTCAGCGATTTTGGAGTGGATATTATTGGAACCGGGCGGCATCACTATTATTATTCTGAAAAAGCAAAGAGACTTTCCTTGGAAGATGTTATTGTGCATGCGCTGCTTATTGATTTCGGGCCGAGGACGATACTGTATTCAATCGTCCTGCTACTAGCGTGTAAAGGTAGAATAAATCAAAAGAAGCTTTTTAGACTTGGTAGAAAATATGACGTTAGCGTGAGCGAACTGCTGGGATATCTTGAGGGTAAAGAGGTTAAAAGATACCCCTATCCTCCTATGGAGGAAGTGAGGGAAATCTTCAAAATGTACTTCGGTGAGGGGAAGTGGGTGAGGTAA
- a CDS encoding type II toxin-antitoxin system VapC family toxin has protein sequence MDGLAAFVDTNVIIKHLEGNIDLLDLKEGFDILYSNGIVFSEALMVYIRALTGERPYTLKHNPEMIKNLKEDLRDFVRLFELFFDLEINRTIETLAIEYMMKYGLLPNDALILATCKFYDVKYLISFDNDFADACEGEGITLLDNPEKLSRLGGAL, from the coding sequence ATGGACGGTTTAGCAGCTTTCGTGGATACCAACGTAATAATCAAACATCTGGAAGGCAATATAGACCTGCTGGACTTAAAAGAGGGATTCGATATTTTATATTCAAATGGAATAGTGTTCAGTGAAGCCCTTATGGTTTACATCAGAGCGTTAACTGGAGAACGCCCTTACACGTTGAAACACAACCCAGAAATGATCAAGAACTTAAAAGAGGACTTGAGGGATTTTGTTAGGCTCTTCGAGCTCTTTTTTGATCTGGAAATTAACAGGACCATCGAAACTCTTGCGATTGAGTATATGATGAAATATGGTCTGCTACCCAATGATGCACTAATTCTAGCCACATGCAAGTTCTATGATGTTAAATACCTGATATCTTTCGACAATGATTTTGCTGATGCGTGTGAAGGGGAAGGGATAACCCTTCTTGATAACCCTGAAAAATTAAGCAGACTTGGTGGTGCTCTATGA
- a CDS encoding lipopolysaccharide biosynthesis protein has protein sequence MIEIIKQEIQNLRSPLYLNSIYISLSSMVTAVASFVFWSIATHLYSPSDVGVASALISALNLVFSISLLGLNVSIIRFYPKYGERVVGSALILTLIASSLASIGYALIISRSESFSEVSSVKFLVMFVLFSAVGATYNLLSTYMIAKRKAEHSFVQSILFSLRFLFLFVLVSFGALGIVSSFGLGLALGVLYGFIVIDSIKLKLDREFLRDSFKFSLGNYVASMFNVAPNYLMPTIVLSTLEKSEAAYFYIAFSIGSLILIVPNAINTSFFVEGSHGIKDLKQSLKKALVFSYIYLTFATVFVWFFGGFLLRSFGEEYVKGLGLLKLMILGSFFGVFVNFLIMLLNIQKRVREVVIANALKAVLFLGFSYLLISRFGVDGVGWAWIVTYAGMALFLGFNIANDVE, from the coding sequence ATGATAGAGATTATAAAACAGGAGATCCAGAACCTCAGAAGCCCCCTTTACCTGAACTCAATTTACATTTCGTTATCCTCGATGGTAACGGCAGTTGCTAGTTTTGTATTTTGGAGTATTGCTACTCACCTTTATTCTCCCTCTGATGTTGGTGTTGCTTCTGCTCTCATCTCAGCACTCAACTTAGTGTTTTCAATTTCTCTCCTTGGGCTTAACGTCTCTATAATTAGATTTTATCCTAAATACGGGGAGAGAGTTGTTGGGAGCGCACTCATATTAACCCTTATCGCGTCCTCATTAGCTTCTATAGGTTATGCCCTTATTATAAGTCGATCTGAGTCTTTCAGCGAAGTATCCTCTGTCAAGTTCTTAGTAATGTTTGTGCTCTTCTCAGCGGTCGGAGCTACCTATAACCTACTCTCAACATATATGATAGCCAAGAGGAAAGCAGAGCACAGTTTTGTCCAAAGTATCCTTTTTTCTTTGAGGTTTCTCTTTCTGTTTGTCCTTGTCTCATTTGGAGCCTTGGGAATCGTAAGCTCGTTCGGACTTGGCTTGGCTTTGGGAGTGCTTTATGGTTTCATCGTTATAGATAGCATCAAGCTTAAGCTTGATCGGGAGTTCCTGAGGGATTCGTTCAAATTCTCCCTTGGGAACTATGTTGCAAGTATGTTTAATGTTGCCCCCAACTACCTAATGCCAACCATCGTCTTGAGCACACTCGAAAAGAGCGAAGCAGCTTACTTCTACATAGCTTTCTCCATTGGAAGCCTGATTCTTATTGTTCCAAACGCGATAAATACTTCCTTCTTCGTCGAGGGAAGTCATGGGATCAAAGACTTGAAGCAGAGTCTAAAGAAGGCTTTGGTTTTCAGTTACATCTACTTGACTTTTGCAACTGTGTTTGTTTGGTTCTTTGGAGGATTTCTCTTGAGATCCTTCGGAGAGGAATACGTTAAAGGGCTTGGACTGTTAAAGCTTATGATACTAGGTTCCTTTTTTGGGGTTTTTGTGAACTTCTTGATAATGCTACTCAATATCCAGAAGAGGGTGAGAGAAGTCGTCATTGCCAATGCCTTAAAGGCTGTGCTGTTTTTAGGGTTTAGCTATTTGTTAATTTCAAGGTTCGGAGTTGACGGAGTCGGATGGGCGTGGATTGTGACGTATGCAGGGATGGCATTATTTTTGGGTTTTAACATTGCTAACGATGTTGAATAA
- the rfbC gene encoding dTDP-4-dehydrorhamnose 3,5-epimerase — MPFEFKRLEIPDVILIKPKVFDDERGFFMETYKKSDFEKAGIKGEFVQDNHSLSKYGVLRGLHFQRKPYAQAKIVRCVRGVIYDIAVDLRKDSLTFGKYVGVILSEFNKYQLYIPRGFAHGFVVLSDVAEVVYKVDNIYAPDHEGGLIWNDPDVGIKWPVEDPIISLKDQKWPTLRELIERGWVF, encoded by the coding sequence ATGCCGTTTGAGTTTAAACGGTTGGAGATTCCAGATGTTATCCTGATAAAGCCCAAGGTATTTGATGATGAGAGGGGCTTCTTCATGGAGACCTACAAGAAGTCTGACTTCGAGAAGGCCGGCATTAAGGGCGAGTTCGTGCAGGACAACCACTCCCTCTCAAAGTACGGTGTTCTTAGGGGCCTGCACTTCCAGAGGAAGCCTTACGCCCAGGCGAAGATCGTGAGGTGCGTAAGGGGAGTTATCTACGATATTGCAGTAGATTTGAGAAAAGACTCCTTGACCTTTGGAAAATACGTTGGTGTCATTTTGTCGGAATTCAACAAGTATCAGCTCTACATTCCAAGGGGCTTCGCCCACGGGTTTGTTGTTTTGAGTGATGTCGCAGAGGTTGTCTACAAGGTTGATAACATCTACGCTCCTGACCATGAAGGCGGCCTAATATGGAACGACCCGGATGTTGGAATTAAATGGCCGGTTGAAGATCCAATAATCTCGCTTAAGGACCAGAAGTGGCCGACGTTGAGGGAGCTGATTGAAAGGGGATGGGTGTTCTAG
- a CDS encoding nucleotidyl transferase AbiEii/AbiGii toxin family protein, whose translation MIPVFELKAIARKRGVPESTVERDYAQNWLLFGLSKTSLKMALKGGTGIRKVYIGNYRFSDDLDFTLMEGYDSKTIRRELVNALKIARKESGVNFEENIALKDTVNGYEAAAYFKIIRSTGPPLKIKKPSKPS comes from the coding sequence ATGATTCCGGTATTTGAGCTCAAGGCAATTGCCAGAAAGAGGGGAGTTCCTGAGAGTACTGTGGAAAGAGATTACGCCCAGAACTGGCTTTTGTTTGGACTTTCAAAGACATCCCTTAAAATGGCATTAAAGGGAGGGACGGGGATAAGAAAGGTCTACATTGGGAATTACAGGTTTTCCGATGATTTGGATTTTACCCTCATGGAGGGATACGATAGTAAAACAATACGAAGAGAACTTGTGAATGCCCTCAAGATTGCCAGAAAGGAAAGTGGAGTTAATTTTGAGGAGAATATTGCCCTCAAAGATACCGTAAATGGTTATGAGGCTGCGGCCTATTTCAAAATAATAAGATCCACGGGGCCACCTCTGAAAATCAAAAAGCCCTCAAAGCCATCATAA
- the rfbB gene encoding dTDP-glucose 4,6-dehydratase, producing MRLLVTGGMGFIGSNFIHYILERHSDWEIINLDKLGYGSNPANLKGLEDDPRYTFVKGDITNPELVRKLVTKVDGIVHFAAESHVDRSISSPEHFLKSNVIGTYTILEAIRRENREVRLIHVSTDEVYGDTLEGSFTENDRLMPSSPYSATKAASDMLVLGWARTYNLNASITRCTNNYGPYQFPEKLIPKTIIRASMGLKIPVYGTGQNVRDWLYVEDHVRAIEAVLLKGEPREIYNISAGEERTNLDVVKTILNLMSKDQDLIEFVEDRPGHDLRYSLDSWKITRDLRWRPKYSFEEGIKKTVEWYLENEAWWRPLVDEKVLHPTPWKLGW from the coding sequence ATGAGACTACTCGTGACAGGTGGAATGGGGTTCATTGGTAGTAACTTCATTCACTATATCTTAGAAAGACACAGTGATTGGGAAATAATAAACCTCGACAAGCTCGGCTATGGCTCCAACCCTGCGAACCTAAAAGGCCTGGAAGACGATCCAAGGTACACTTTTGTCAAGGGAGACATAACGAACCCTGAACTCGTGAGAAAGCTCGTCACGAAGGTTGATGGAATTGTGCACTTCGCCGCGGAAAGCCACGTGGACAGGAGCATTTCAAGCCCGGAACACTTTTTGAAGAGCAACGTCATTGGAACATATACCATTTTAGAGGCGATAAGAAGAGAAAACCGTGAGGTTCGACTGATTCATGTGAGCACTGACGAGGTTTATGGGGATACCCTTGAGGGTTCTTTCACCGAGAACGACCGCCTTATGCCTTCCTCACCATATTCGGCTACAAAAGCCGCCAGCGATATGCTTGTCCTTGGATGGGCAAGAACTTACAACCTAAACGCTTCCATAACGAGGTGCACCAACAACTACGGCCCATACCAGTTCCCGGAGAAGCTCATTCCAAAGACGATAATCCGCGCCAGCATGGGGCTGAAAATCCCTGTCTACGGCACTGGCCAGAACGTTAGGGACTGGCTCTACGTGGAGGATCACGTGAGGGCCATCGAAGCTGTTTTGCTCAAAGGCGAGCCTAGAGAGATATACAACATCTCAGCCGGTGAGGAGAGGACAAACCTTGATGTTGTCAAAACCATTCTAAACCTCATGAGCAAAGACCAGGATCTAATCGAATTCGTCGAGGATAGACCGGGCCACGACCTTCGCTATTCCCTCGATTCCTGGAAGATAACCCGCGACCTCCGGTGGAGGCCGAAATACAGCTTTGAAGAGGGGATCAAGAAGACAGTCGAATGGTATCTTGAAAACGAGGCATGGTGGAGGCCGCTGGTCGATGAAAAAGTTCTCCATCCAACGCCGTGGAAGTTAGGATGGTGA
- a CDS encoding glycosyltransferase family 4 protein: protein MTDQRYNILIIGNLHSHPSSQVFLQKFSGLVHQFAHELYIIGGDYVQQTSNVHQLCPYKRFSKFDIYHFVVSQIVTLIYILKNLKEFKKIDIVIVLGNAILIAGLFKIMKKPIILYRGGSPYLALQSRLKKRLYYIFVEKCLLELANVIVVESNASIEFQKLEGYRDKVIVLSQYVEDVFFNKIFKKSKTLAYIGSFTYIKGVDILINAFGCLVPKLKKMGFKFIFYGDGEYKEEIKKYAEQYKIVISTEKWIPHSVLPRVFETLGFIILPSRGEGIPNIVLEGMASCVVPIATAVGGIVEILEDQVNGYIVMNLDEKTLCHTILDAISTDPKSLLKMRYNGYKKVFSEFRVEAAIHRYKKLFNIVSNVKTQK from the coding sequence ATGACAGACCAGAGATATAATATATTAATCATTGGAAATTTGCACTCTCACCCCAGTTCCCAAGTGTTCCTACAGAAATTTTCTGGATTAGTGCACCAATTTGCTCATGAGTTATATATCATAGGAGGGGATTATGTACAACAAACGTCAAATGTTCACCAACTCTGCCCTTATAAGAGATTTTCAAAATTTGATATTTACCATTTTGTAGTATCTCAAATTGTAACACTAATTTACATTTTGAAGAACCTTAAAGAATTTAAAAAAATAGATATTGTGATAGTTCTAGGGAATGCTATACTAATTGCAGGCTTGTTCAAGATTATGAAAAAGCCTATAATTCTTTATCGTGGTGGCTCACCATATTTAGCGTTACAGAGCAGACTCAAAAAAAGATTATATTACATATTTGTTGAAAAATGTTTATTAGAACTGGCCAATGTGATAGTCGTTGAAAGCAATGCATCGATTGAATTCCAGAAATTAGAGGGCTATAGGGATAAAGTAATAGTTTTATCACAATATGTTGAGGATGTATTCTTTAATAAAATATTTAAAAAGTCAAAAACATTGGCATATATCGGTAGTTTTACATATATAAAGGGAGTTGACATATTAATAAATGCATTTGGTTGTTTAGTACCAAAATTAAAAAAAATGGGATTTAAGTTTATATTCTATGGTGATGGAGAATATAAAGAGGAAATTAAAAAATACGCCGAGCAATATAAGATAGTGATATCTACTGAAAAGTGGATACCTCATAGTGTTCTTCCACGAGTCTTTGAAACCCTTGGTTTTATTATTTTACCCTCTAGAGGGGAGGGAATCCCAAATATAGTTTTAGAAGGTATGGCCAGTTGTGTAGTCCCAATAGCAACGGCTGTGGGGGGTATTGTGGAAATACTTGAAGATCAAGTAAATGGGTATATAGTTATGAACTTAGATGAGAAAACACTATGTCACACCATACTTGATGCTATATCTACAGATCCAAAATCATTATTAAAAATGCGATATAATGGATATAAAAAAGTATTTTCAGAATTTCGGGTTGAAGCAGCAATTCACAGATATAAAAAGTTATTCAACATCGTTAGCAATGTTAAAACCCAAAAATAA
- a CDS encoding AbrB/MazE/SpoVT family DNA-binding domain-containing protein has protein sequence MDALAKFHVIVHKVGRIVIPIGTRKFYNINQGDVVEVTIKKYNDGKKPKEGTFTAKVGEHGSIFIPKHLRKVMNIKPGDIIEVLLLAHYKDGGAQRG, from the coding sequence ATGGATGCATTGGCCAAATTTCATGTGATTGTTCACAAGGTTGGTAGGATTGTGATCCCCATAGGCACGAGAAAGTTCTACAATATAAACCAAGGAGATGTCGTTGAAGTCACAATAAAGAAATATAACGATGGCAAAAAACCAAAGGAGGGTACTTTCACAGCTAAAGTTGGTGAGCATGGTTCTATATTCATCCCTAAACATTTGAGAAAAGTCATGAACATAAAGCCAGGTGATATCATAGAAGTGCTCTTGTTAGCCCATTACAAAGATGGGGGGGCTCAGAGGGGATAG